The genomic DNA acaaaattacagttatttaatatgtgtaatacacatggtttttaaagatataactctttttagaTCTATTTAACAGTTGTAACATATGTgatttttaaggatgtaatatttttattatttggtagatttattcaacccgattatacacgggttttttaaagatacggcgtttttagtatttagtatagaaaattacatttatttaatctgtgtaatatacatcgtttttaaagatataactattttttactatttggtatataaaattacatttatttaacctgtacaatatacggggttcataaaaatataactttttattatttaatatataaaattacatttattcaacccgtgtaatacacggagttttACTCTAGTATTATATAATCAGAAAGAAGAAATCCAACCACGCGATAGTCATTAAGCCACCTTGATCTGTGTGATATATATGATAACCCCCTAGGATTTAGGATTAAAAATCAATGAAATTTCCTGAGATTTATACCAATCATCAGGCGAGCCAAACACATCCGCATATTGGTATGTAAACTGTGCCATTCTACCAAGGTTTGTTGCACATTCTACTAATATTTGAGAACTGAGGGTGATTCTTTCTTTATTTAACTTCTTCCAAGTGTCCACGATTAAGTTCTTTATATATCCCCTAGCTTTCTCTTCAGAAGCACCGGTTTCATGCATGTAGCATTGGATTGATTTTGGAACATCACCTCTTTTAAGCTCGGCCTAATATTAACAAAGAAAAAGGATTACATTTACTCAGTTTGTATTTTACCCCTACCTTTTTAGAACCTCTGATGAATGAGAGAAAAtaatttgttacattttttttttggaattatAGTTTGCTTCGAGTTTGGGCAAGGATTTCTAGGCATTTTTCAAAGTTCTTGTACACATCTAGGCAGTTTGGGTAGCGAACTCAAGTCAATTTCTAGTCACACGAGCGAAATCGAGGAGTTCACTTGCCACCTCATCAGACTTGCATGACTTTGCTACTAACTGCCtagatttttgttttttttttttaaaacggcTAACTCACACGCCCATCAATTACACTTTTACATATAAGAACTTCTAAAAACTTCCTAGAAACACTTATCCAAACTCCAAACCAcctataaataaaaaaaaagcaaTAAATTTAATATACCATTGACGTCCCCAAGTCATCAGCAAGACGGAGAATCAAAGACGAGCATTGTACTATGTTCTGCGAGGGCGCCTCTCCAATATTTGAAGTGAAGAAGTAAAGATTTGAAATTATTACAGGAAGTGATATAGTGATACATGAATTTTTCAAGTACTCTTCAAGAGTTGGGGTATATCCATTGTTGAACCATTGTGCCTCCAGGAGGTTTGCCTCACAGTATTCTACCCACTGCAGCGTACGAGTTTAATGTTACCGGTTACTAGTAAAACCCATTGTTAAAAAGAAGAAAGATACATCACCATTTTTTCCACACAAGGTTTAATAAGTAATTCTTGGTTTGTCAAAGTGTTGCATGCCATTTCATTGATTGTGTTGTAGAATCCAAGGAAGCATATCTTCATGTACTCTGGAAGTTCTTCAATGGCATTGATGTCCCATCTAAATAAGCCATCATTGAAACATATGTAAGATACATGCCTCAAAAACAAAAGAATACAATAAGTATCATTCCTACACCATATATGTAAGACTTACACCTACCTTCTCACAATGTCGGTGAATTGTTCAAGTTCATCCAAAGTACCATACACGTCATAAATATCATCTATGACATTTATTAGCGAAATAAGCTTTGTCATGTTTTTCCTTAGAACACCCAATGATGGTTGGTAACTTACACCAACAGTCCACATAAAACTCTCCACCAACCTGTCTCTAGCAAAGCTGAGCTTCTTGTTCCAACCTAGAGCTTCCCACCACCTACTTAAATACAATACTTCATTAGTTTTGCATTATCACCGAGTATTCGACAACTTCATGTATGGAATATATATGATAAGGTATTCTGAATATCTTAATGATGCATACCAAAAGCATACACAATATATACCTTGATAAGTACTTCAGATCTTCCTGGTGTATCCCTTGCACAATATTGAAATCCAATTCAGCAAGCTCTAACAACAATGGTTTCATATCGCTTCTACTTTTATATGCTTCTATAAACCATATTGCCTCAAATCTTGGAGGCCGCCAAACCAATGGAAGCTCCAAGGCATGACTTATCAACATCAGCATGCTTTCATTACCAGTGTTCTTCTTTTCTAACTTCTCTTTCAGATATATGTTTGTGAACTCTCTGGCTTCATCCAATATCTTTTCATCCTCAACAGCAAGAAAGGAAGCCTCATACAAGTTAAGCATTCCTACAATGTCCTCTTGTACGTTGGCCTTGATGTTTCCATTCTCATCCTTGATGTCCTCAAATATTTCTTTACAATAAAATCAACCATAAATCATAAGGCATCTATCGAATACTCGAATGTGCTTTTGATTTACTATGTTACTTGTTTAtattgtaaatttataaaaattaaaataaaatgacATATAACAAGCAACAACTACCTTGAGGGATGTGATAGCCATGTTGTCTCAAGAGTCTAAAGCCCAAAGCTTTAAGGTTCAATTTTGATTTGTTCCAGTTTTCATTTGCTTTAAAATGGTAGATGTATATCATCTTCAGCACACTACTTATTTCCTCCTTGAAGTGATAAGATATCCCAAGCCTCTGCAAATCATCAACTAATTCAAGCATACTTAACGGGTCCTCAACCACCGTGCCATTTGAAATCAACATCCTCACACATTCTTTCAATGTATCTGACCTTGTCTCATACTTTTCGCCCTACATGAACGTTTATGTAAACGTGAACAACCATTTACACAATGTCGTGATTAGATCATAAGGTATATTCGTATCTAGTGTCTAGCTACTTTGTTTTTAAATTAATATCCGTTGCGtgttcaagaaaaaaaaaagaactggTTCATAAGGCAGAGGAAGGAAAACGTACCACGTAGTTATTAGTCAATGACTGGAGATAATCACAGGACCATAACGAAGGGGGATAGTTTGCGGATCGTCTAACTGTAGATGCATAAGTAGTTGTAGCCTTGATCGTAGGTTGTGTTAGATATATTTGTTTTTCATACTTAGCCATATGTCTTGTCCTTTTACTAGGGGTAGATCTAGAAAAACCAAGACCAGGACAGGTAAGGCAAATTGAAGCCATTGTCATATATGGACTATTCTGAGTACAAAAGAATGGCTTGcttacatatatttatataactcGTGGGTTAAGTTTTGTAATATTTTAAAACAATTTAAAATGGTAACGTAACCTAAAATCACACATCTTATTACTCTTAATTACGCCAAAATCTATAATTGAGCCATGAACCAATTAATTGTCTACTAGAACTCTAAATTAATACACAAAAAAACGTGTTAACAATTTGTTTATTAGAATAGCGAAATCCATTTTTTTCTCCTTGTAAACCTTGAATCCATGAGATCCCTAACTTAAGGGTGTTTGGTTTGCAAGAATTCAATGGAATTTAagggaattggaatttgaattccatctcttaagatgtttggttcaTAGAATTTGATTGGAATTGGAATCCCAattccaatcttcatgtgtttggttgacaatggaattggaattaggcatgaattccttcaaattcatttaactaaaggaattcaaatCCTTGctatatgtgaaggaattaaagtaatTTATTGGAATCTTCGACCGTATCGACCGTATCGACCCACACCGTtccaacccgtaccgtttcgacgcatactggtttcgatccgaaccgtttcgacgcgaacagtTTTGACTCGTACTGTTTCGACActgatcgatgtcgtaaggtcggtcaaaaatataattaaaaaagtgtcctattcaccttttactagtaaagggcaagtagggtgtcgaatccacggggaatcagtggaaagtgtAAAAGTTCGTTGCTTTAATTATCATCTAATTCTAAACTAATTGTTTTTTGCAGTTTTGAGAATGATtgtgaaaacaaaaataaattaaagttGTAAACAGTTGTGAGAAGaggaccaatctccgggttttcaggttatGCAGAAAATCAGGTTACTTAGTTACAACCagttggaaatcacatagacatgatttgtaaaacttgttttgataaataattaacggacaatatatttgattgcaatgatccacgatcgaaaccgaaagattgatgcaaatgaatagtaaTCCAGTTAATCACCAATTTTAGATTTCATAAACATATCAagttcaatgattaaaggtttaaaacaatgacatcctagaatttaatcccggttgttgatgacaaaccaaataattgatgaacaagaatgattacgataatcaaatattgtttaatcaaaacaaaaacaataggAACGACTAACCAAAGGTTTAACCGAATCCTAATCCAAAAATTCGTAACATAAGCAAACCTAATGTTCAAACATAAACCCTAGCCCCGGAGACGGTCACGGGACAACTAGCCGCTCATGCCGTTCGTACGATCTTCAATAGCTTGAAAAAGAATTGAATTCATGATCGATCTTGCAAGTGATGTGGAATGATGATGTTGATGCGATGATTTTGGGAGCTGAAGGTTGTGTGCGGCTGCCTCCAGTTATCGATGATATCCTCCCCTTTTTAATGCAAATAATATCAATCATCACAAGTCCAAAACCCCACATAAATATGGCTGCCATCATCGATCCTCCCAAAAAGTCAATGATGATGTTTTCTTTTTTTGAGTTTGGAGCTCCCCCAAATTAATAAAGTCTACTGCCATTTTCTTTTGTGAGAAATCAATGATAATATAATCTTTAGAAAATTAAAGATTAGGTAATTATCCTTTAATGTGTAATATGGCTATCCATTTTCTCCAAAGATGCAATATGTTGGCCACCACTATCAATATCACATGATCCGATTCCCCTCTAAACTCCGTAACTTTATCACCTTCGTATATTTACCTGCAAACATGCAAGCACTCGCAATAAAACAATTCTAAACATATAATCATATAAAACAAGCTAAACCACGTCAGAtaatcacttaaacatccgtgtttcacactctccatcagaCACGAACgatttcgacccgtaccatttcgaatcgaaccgtcgacggaaccgtttcaacccgaaccGTTTTGAATCgaatcgtttcgacgcgaaccgtttcgacgcgtaccgtttcgacccgaaccgtttcgaatcaaaccgtttcgacgcgtactgtttcgacccgaaccgtttcgaatcgaaccgtttcgaccgtaccgtttcgacgcgaatcgtttcgacccgaaccgtttggACCAGTACCATTTCGACCCGAACCGCTTCGACCCGAACCGCTTCGACCCGAACCGCTTCGACCCGAACTGGTGGTTGTGGGTGCCGGGGTGATGGATTCGAATTAATTTGACAACCAGacacaacaaaaatggaattgggattccaattccaacaatttccaattccaattggaatgtttaaattccaaatccaattccttcaaTTTCTAATTCATAGGAAATTCTAATTCCAATTCCAAATAATTCCGCGAACCAAACGCCCTCTTAGGTGCTCCTAGAAGCTTTGTTTCTCCTATTGGGTGACCAACCCCGACGGTAAAACTTGTAACAATATCACTTCAACATATAAAATTTGAAAGTATAATAAATATGTGATTCAATATGGTATATAGGTTGCAGTGCCTATTGGGACTACATGTTGTCAgtaaatatttaaaaatattttttattaatttctGAAATGTATATAACGACGAACATATCCCAAAGACATGTCGTCGGGAGAGCCTATAACGACGACATCTTAGGCTATACTGACGACTTTTATTTTCGCCATAGATACGAATTCTGGTAGTGACTTTGAGAGTTAGAATGCTATCATGATAGTTCAATAACTTAGGATAGCTGCTTTAGAACCTAACCTTATTTTGATTTCTAGGGTTTGCTGGTTCTAAAACCTGTCTCCCCTTTTTTTTGAGGAAGTAAGGAAGTGGATAAACCTTATAACCTTGTAGGAGTAGGAGCCAGCTAATCCCTCTATCAATCTAACCCCGCGAGCAAGGAAACTAGCTAAACAAGTCATTCCAGGTCAGGAAGGGCAGAAGAAGAACTGAATAATGTAAGGTAGTCCCAGGGCTGGTGCTATAGTAAACCACATGTACTAGGAGTAATCCTGCAAGTAGTATTTATTAAGTTAAGCAGTAAGCCATAGAGCTCGAGATTGTAAGTTTCAGGTAGTAGTTTACAAATTGTATACGCCGACTGTCTTTTGGTAAACTTATGTGCCCTcatctctcttttctacttaaCGGCGGGCCCCCTCCTAGTCTCCTACAAGCGCCTAATTGAGACGAATTCTCGGTAGTGCTGTCTCTGATTTGGATTTTCGCTGC from Helianthus annuus cultivar XRQ/B chromosome 7, HanXRQr2.0-SUNRISE, whole genome shotgun sequence includes the following:
- the LOC110868393 gene encoding R-linalool synthase QH1, chloroplastic yields the protein MASICLTCPGLGFSRSTPSKRTRHMAKYEKQIYLTQPTIKATTTYASTVRRSANYPPSLWSCDYLQSLTNNYVGEKYETRSDTLKECVRMLISNGTVVEDPLSMLELVDDLQRLGISYHFKEEISSVLKMIYIYHFKANENWNKSKLNLKALGFRLLRQHGYHIPQEIFEDIKDENGNIKANVQEDIVGMLNLYEASFLAVEDEKILDEAREFTNIYLKEKLEKKNTGNESMLMLISHALELPLVWRPPRFEAIWFIEAYKSRSDMKPLLLELAELDFNIVQGIHQEDLKYLSRWWEALGWNKKLSFARDRLVESFMWTVGVSYQPSLGVLRKNMTKLISLINVIDDIYDVYGTLDELEQFTDIVRRWDINAIEELPEYMKICFLGFYNTINEMACNTLTNQELLIKPCVEKMWVEYCEANLLEAQWFNNGYTPTLEEYLKNSCITISLPVIISNLYFFTSNIGEAPSQNIVQCSSLILRLADDLGTSMAELKRGDVPKSIQCYMHETGASEEKARGYIKNLIVDTWKKLNKERITLSSQILVECATNLGRMAQFTYQYADVFGSPDDWYKSQEISLIFNPKS